In Streptomyces alboniger, the following are encoded in one genomic region:
- a CDS encoding bifunctional DNA primase/polymerase, giving the protein MREILGRRRRLLSWRMGRKPGRSTGQLGAALTFATEWRWPVLPGVGLDRRDGSRCACPDPDCVVPGAHPLDPGLLAATTDERMIRWWWGNRPGAPVVLATGGRAPCAVSLPVDAGGRALAALDEAGIRLGPVVATGSRFYVLVAPYSLAQLGELLYAKDYVPGSLRFHGEGGYLALPPSGTGEGPVRWERAPLPGSAAPWVPDVEAVVDAVVDALTRTGVSAPEL; this is encoded by the coding sequence ATGCGCGAGATCCTCGGAAGGCGACGCAGGCTCCTGTCCTGGCGAATGGGGAGGAAGCCCGGCCGGAGTACCGGACAGCTCGGCGCGGCCCTGACCTTCGCGACCGAGTGGCGGTGGCCCGTACTGCCAGGAGTCGGCCTCGACCGGCGCGACGGCAGCCGGTGCGCCTGCCCGGACCCCGACTGCGTGGTGCCCGGCGCGCACCCCCTCGACCCCGGACTCCTCGCGGCGACCACTGACGAGCGGATGATCCGCTGGTGGTGGGGCAACCGCCCGGGCGCCCCCGTGGTGCTCGCCACCGGAGGCCGCGCCCCGTGCGCCGTCAGCCTGCCCGTCGACGCGGGCGGGCGCGCGCTGGCCGCACTCGACGAGGCGGGCATCAGGCTCGGCCCCGTGGTCGCCACCGGAAGCCGCTTCTACGTGCTCGTCGCCCCGTACTCCCTGGCCCAGTTGGGCGAGCTTCTCTATGCCAAGGACTACGTCCCCGGCTCGCTCCGCTTCCACGGAGAGGGCGGTTATCTCGCGCTGCCCCCCTCCGGGACGGGCGAGGGTCCTGTCCGCTGGGAGCGTGCCCCGCTGCCCGGCTCGGCGGCCCCCTGGGTGCCCGACGTCGAGGCGGTCGTGGACGCCGTCGTCGACGCTCTCACTCGTACGGGTGTGAGCGCACCCGAGTTGTAG
- a CDS encoding DUF5926 family protein has protein sequence MAKKRPQTKGKQQPQLKGGADENYPAVGAREPCPCGSGRRYKACHGRAASHAVAELVQRPFEGLPGECDWVALRELVPAATVELTLKDGLPEGVPSVTLATVLPMAWPALRRDDGSVLLGLQNDTSSGDISRDLADTLRRALEAEPGTPVQGRRAPADGPRLQDLLAPEAPFEPEVHAGFEFWVPDSENATPEVSASLERANAAAVPTVKLTGVDAAYWCETPEKNHLRWVMPHPEEQLLDALARLHAAGTSSLGEGTRLVGSFRAHGVIVPVWDLPSGVGADDVEKPAAEFAERLAAALASDAPLTADERRARGGLTNRQVTLS, from the coding sequence GAGCCGACGAGAACTATCCGGCCGTCGGCGCCCGCGAACCCTGCCCCTGCGGCTCGGGCCGCCGCTACAAGGCCTGTCACGGCCGGGCCGCGTCGCACGCGGTGGCCGAGCTGGTGCAGCGCCCCTTCGAGGGGCTGCCCGGCGAGTGCGACTGGGTCGCGCTGCGCGAGCTGGTGCCCGCCGCCACCGTCGAGTTGACGCTCAAGGACGGGCTGCCCGAGGGCGTCCCCTCGGTCACGCTGGCGACCGTGCTGCCGATGGCATGGCCCGCGCTGCGCCGCGACGACGGCTCGGTCCTGCTCGGGCTCCAGAACGACACCTCGTCCGGCGACATCAGCCGCGACCTGGCCGACACCCTGCGCCGCGCTCTGGAGGCCGAGCCCGGCACGCCGGTACAGGGCCGCCGCGCCCCCGCGGACGGGCCGCGCCTCCAGGATCTGCTCGCCCCCGAGGCGCCGTTCGAGCCGGAGGTGCACGCCGGCTTCGAGTTCTGGGTGCCGGACTCGGAGAACGCGACCCCGGAGGTCTCCGCCTCCCTGGAGCGGGCGAACGCCGCCGCCGTCCCGACCGTGAAGCTCACCGGCGTGGACGCCGCGTACTGGTGCGAGACGCCGGAGAAGAACCACCTGCGATGGGTCATGCCGCATCCCGAGGAGCAGCTGCTCGACGCGCTGGCCCGGCTGCACGCGGCCGGCACGTCGAGCCTCGGCGAGGGCACCCGCCTCGTCGGCTCCTTCCGGGCCCACGGTGTGATCGTGCCGGTGTGGGACCTGCCGAGCGGTGTCGGCGCCGACGACGTCGAGAAGCCCGCGGCCGAGTTCGCCGAGCGGCTCGCGGCGGCGCTCGCCTCGGACGCCCCGCTGACCGCGGACGAGCGCCGGGCGCGCGGTGGCCTCACCAACCGCCAGGTCACGCTCAGCTGA